From the Marinobacter sp. es.048 genome, the window AACCGTTTTATCACGGCCAAGAAGTCGTAACCGGTGGTCCTCTCTGACGTTTCCATCAAGCGGCCGGTGTTCGCAACGGTCCTCAGTCTTCTGATCGTGGTGTTCGGTCTGGCAGCCCTGATGGGACTGCCGGTGCGCGAGTATCCGGACATTGACCCACCCGTTGTTTCCATCTCCACCGACTACACCGGCGCAGCAGCCGAGGTGGTGGATACTCAGATTACCCAGGTGATAGAGGGTGCCATCAGTGGCATTGAGGGTATTCGGTCTATCGAATCATCCACCGAGCAGGGCGAATCCCGAACCAGTATTGAATTTACCACGGCCCGGGATGTGGATATCGCCGCCAATGATGTCCGTGATGCGGTGTCCCGGGTGGCCAACCAGTTGCCAGACGAAGCCGATCCACCAGTGGTGCGTAAGGCGGATTCCGATGCACGCCCGATGATGTGGGTGACCCTGCGCAGTGATGTCTGGGACAGTGCCGAATTGAGTGACTTTGCCGACCGGGTCCTGGCGGACAGGTTGTCGGTACTCGATGGTGTTGCCGACGTGCGTATCGGCGGCGAACGGCGCTATGCCATCCGGGTCTGGCTGGATCGCGAACGTCTTGCGGCCCGGGATATAACCGTTGCAGAAGTCGAACGGGCCCTGCGTGCCAACAACGTGGAGCTGCCGGCCGGATCGGTGGATTCGTCCACCCGGAATTTCACCGTGCGGGCCGAGGGCCGGCTGTCGAACGTGGAACAATTCCGGGAGCTGGTGATTCGCCGGGATGGCAATGATCTGTTGCGCCTGGGCGAGGTGGCCAATGTCCAGATGGGTGTGGAGTCGGATGTAAGCCGCCTGCGCGCGAATGGCCAGACCGCCATCGGCATGGGGATTATCCGCCAGTCCAAGGCCAACACCGTGGCGGTTTCCGATGCCGTCCGCGCCGAGCTGGAGAAGATCCGGGAGACACTGCCACCGGAAGTCACCATCGCGGAAAGCTACGACGAATCCATTTTCATCCGGGCTTCCATCAAGGAAGTCGTCACCACGCTCGCCATTGCGGTGTCCCTGGTTATCCTGGTTATCTTCCTGTTCCTGCGCTCCTGGCGGGCTACCCTCATTCCCGCGGTGACCATTCCGGTTGCGGTGATTGGTGCCTTTATCGGTCTCGGCTTCCTGGGTTTTTCCGTCAACGTACTGACCCTGCTGGCGGTGATTCTTGCCATCGGACTGGTGGTGGACGATGCCATCGTAATGCTGGAAAACATCCAGCGCCGGATTGACGAGGGTGAGCCTCCGTTGCTTGCCGCCTACCGGGGCGCGAAGCAGGTCGCCTTTGCCGTGATAGCGACCACTCTGACCCTCGTAGCGGTGTTCGTTCCTATCTCCTTCATGGGCGGCAACATTGGCCGGCTGTTTGCCGAATTCGGCTTTACCCTGGCGGCGGCAGTGGTATTTTCGAGCCTCGTGGCCCTGACCCTGGCACCGATGCTGTGTTCCAAGTGGCTCAGGCACAGCCCCGAATCGGCAGAAGGGCATCGTCTCTGGGCCGCGAGCGAAAAAGTCCTGGATGGCCTGACCAATGGTTACCGCAGGCTGTTGGAGTTTTCCCTGAGGCAGCCGGGATTATTACTGGGCCTGGGACTTGTCGGCCTGGTCATTACCGCCGTGGTTTATCCGAAATTGCCCCAGGAGCTGGCGCCAACCGAAGACCGGGCCGTGATCATCATGCCGACCAGCGCGCCCAGGGGTTCGACGGTGGAGTACACCGATCATTACGTTCGGCAGGTGGAAGAAACACTGCTGCCCTACCTGGATGAAGGCATCGCCAACCGTTTGCTCGCTATCGTCGGATTCCGCAATGAAGAGGACAACGCCTTCATGATCATGGGCCTGGTGCCCTGGGAAGAGCGTGATATCAAGCAGCAGGAGGTGACCAGCGAAATCCGCAGAAAGTTGGCTGATGTGTCCGGCATTCGAACTGTGGCCGTCAATCCGGCGGGTCTGGGCCAGAGGGGATTCAGCCAGGCCATCGAGTTTGTGGTGGCCGGTCCGGACTATGAGTCGGTTCAGGCCTGGAGTCAGGAGATCGTGGAGCGCGCCAAGGAAAACCCGAATCTCCAGAACCTGGATACCGATTTCGAGCTGACCCGACCGGAACTGAGGGTGAATATCGACCGGGAGCGGGCCGCGGATCTGGATATCACGGTAGAGGACGTGGGCCTTACCTTGCAGACCATGCTGGCTTCCCGGCAGGTAACCACATACATCGATCGAGGCCGGGAATACGATGTAATTATTCAGGCGGAAGACGCGAACCGGGCAACGCCTGAAGACCTCGGCCAGATTTTCCTGCGGCCCCGGGAGGGCGGTAACCTTATTCCATTGCAGGCGCTGGTTTCCGTGCAGGAAATCGGTGCCAATCCGGATCTCCGGCGCATCGACCGCCTGCCCGCCGTGGTGATCAGTGCGTCTATGGCGGACGGTTACGACCTGGGTTCTGCATTGACCTACCTGAACAACCTGGCTGT encodes:
- a CDS encoding efflux RND transporter permease subunit is translated as MVLSDVSIKRPVFATVLSLLIVVFGLAALMGLPVREYPDIDPPVVSISTDYTGAAAEVVDTQITQVIEGAISGIEGIRSIESSTEQGESRTSIEFTTARDVDIAANDVRDAVSRVANQLPDEADPPVVRKADSDARPMMWVTLRSDVWDSAELSDFADRVLADRLSVLDGVADVRIGGERRYAIRVWLDRERLAARDITVAEVERALRANNVELPAGSVDSSTRNFTVRAEGRLSNVEQFRELVIRRDGNDLLRLGEVANVQMGVESDVSRLRANGQTAIGMGIIRQSKANTVAVSDAVRAELEKIRETLPPEVTIAESYDESIFIRASIKEVVTTLAIAVSLVILVIFLFLRSWRATLIPAVTIPVAVIGAFIGLGFLGFSVNVLTLLAVILAIGLVVDDAIVMLENIQRRIDEGEPPLLAAYRGAKQVAFAVIATTLTLVAVFVPISFMGGNIGRLFAEFGFTLAAAVVFSSLVALTLAPMLCSKWLRHSPESAEGHRLWAASEKVLDGLTNGYRRLLEFSLRQPGLLLGLGLVGLVITAVVYPKLPQELAPTEDRAVIIMPTSAPRGSTVEYTDHYVRQVEETLLPYLDEGIANRLLAIVGFRNEEDNAFMIMGLVPWEERDIKQQEVTSEIRRKLADVSGIRTVAVNPAGLGQRGFSQAIEFVVAGPDYESVQAWSQEIVERAKENPNLQNLDTDFELTRPELRVNIDRERAADLDITVEDVGLTLQTMLASRQVTTYIDRGREYDVIIQAEDANRATPEDLGQIFLRPREGGNLIPLQALVSVQEIGANPDLRRIDRLPAVVISASMADGYDLGSALTYLNNLAVDNLPPEARISYKGLSREFQESSAAIYVTFALAFVIVFLVLAAQFESWIHPLIIMLSVPLAVTGALLALWWTGISLNIYSQIGIIMLLGLMAKNGILIVEFANQLRDKGYEVREAILEGACLRFRPVLMTTISTIFGAVPLVIATGAGAESRESIGVVILGGLIFATTLTLFIIPVLYNLLARFAKSSNAVEKELERQASGQAGGTGLAAAPQKRADDF